The following are from one region of the Borreliella spielmanii genome:
- a CDS encoding PTS lactose/cellobiose transporter subunit IIA — MNKKIYSIEELIDKISMPVVAYSGEAKSFLREALEYAKNKDYEKAALTIQESKNSIAKAHETHREIIQQSATNPDSVKTPFILIHAEDHLMSAISELSIFEELINVYKIINEIKK; from the coding sequence ATGAATAAAAAGATATACAGCATAGAAGAATTAATAGATAAAATAAGCATGCCTGTTGTAGCTTACTCTGGTGAAGCTAAAAGCTTTCTAAGAGAAGCTTTAGAATACGCTAAAAACAAAGACTATGAAAAAGCCGCACTTACTATACAAGAAAGTAAAAATTCTATTGCAAAGGCTCATGAAACACATAGAGAAATAATACAACAATCAGCCACTAATCCAGACTCTGTTAAAACGCCTTTTATTTTAATTCATGCTGAAGATCATTTAATGTCTGCAATTTCAGAATTAAGCATTTTTGAAGAATTAATCAATGTTTACAAAATAATAAATGAAATAAAAAAATAG
- a CDS encoding PTS sugar transporter subunit IIB: MNILLVCGAGMSTSMLVQRIEKYAKAHNINAKIEAIAETRLSEVIDRFDVVLLAPQSRFNKNRLEEITKPKGIPIEIINTIDYGTMNGEKVLQLAINALKNKSSFKEG, encoded by the coding sequence ATGAACATACTACTTGTATGTGGAGCTGGAATGTCCACAAGTATGCTGGTACAAAGAATTGAAAAATATGCCAAAGCACACAATATAAATGCAAAAATTGAAGCTATTGCTGAAACACGACTTAGTGAAGTTATTGACCGCTTTGATGTTGTTTTGCTTGCACCACAATCTAGATTTAATAAAAACAGACTTGAAGAAATCACAAAACCCAAAGGAATTCCAATAGAAATAATTAACACAATCGATTACGGAACAATGAATGGAGAAAAAGTATTACAACTTGCAATTAATGCACTTAAGAATAAAAGTTCTTTTAAAGAAGGTTAA